A genomic segment from Gossypium hirsutum isolate 1008001.06 chromosome D04, Gossypium_hirsutum_v2.1, whole genome shotgun sequence encodes:
- the LOC107931582 gene encoding LOW QUALITY PROTEIN: potassium transporter 2 (The sequence of the model RefSeq protein was modified relative to this genomic sequence to represent the inferred CDS: inserted 1 base in 1 codon), whose product MDLEFGKSLDTSKKNSWRTSLLLAYQSLGVVYGDLSTSPLYVYKSTFAEDIQHSETNEEIFGVLSFVFWTLTLVPLFKYVFVVLRADDNGEGGTFALYSLICRHARVSLLPNRQVADEALSTYKLEHHPEKKSSSGVKLYLEKHKVLHTALLILVLLGTCMVIGDGVLTPAISVFSAVSGLELSMSKEHHQYAVIPITCFILVCLFALQHYGTHRVGFFFAPIVLTWLLCISSLGIYNIIYWNPHVYQALSPYYMFKFLKKTRKGGWMSLGGILLCITGSEAMFADLGHFSYSAIQTAFTFLVYPALILAYMGQAAYLSQHHHTSYQISFYVSVPESVRWPVLVIAILASVVGSQAIISGTFSIINQSQSLSCFPRVKVIHTSDKIHGQIYIPEINWVLMILCIAVTIGFRDTKHMGNASGLAVMTVMLVTTCLTSLVIILCWHKPPIVALFFLLFFGSIELLYFSASLTKFTEGAWLPILLALFLMTIMFVWHYATIKKYEFDLHNKVSLEWLLALGPSLGIARVPGIGLVFTDLTSGIPANFSRFVTNLPAFHRVLVFVCVKSVPVPFVXPAERYLVGRVGPAAHRSYRCIVRYGYRDVHQDVDSFESELVSKLADFIHYDWHRSQHSSHSEEDVSHSNESTSECRLAVIGTVAFSGTPAYEIEESVQPASVSIGFSTVESVTDVIEMEPVHAVERRVRFAIDDDSESDVRTNMELQLREELQDLLAAQEAGTAFILGHSHVRAKQGSSVFKRLAINFGYNFLRRNCRGPDVALKVPPVSLLEVGMVYVV is encoded by the exons ATGGATCTTGAGTTTGGGAAGTCTTTGGATACTTCAAAG AAGAATTCTTGGAGGACCTCATTGCTATTAGCGTACCAAAGTCTTGGTGTAGTTTATGGGGACCTGAGTACTTCTCCTCTTTATGTCTACAAAAGTACATTTGCTGAAGACATTCAACATTCAGAGACAAATGAAGAGATTTTTGGTGTTCTATCCTTTGTCTTCTGGACCCTTACTTTAGTCCCCTTATTCAAGTATGTGTTTGTGGTTCTTCGAGCAGATGACAACGGAGAGG GAGGTACTTTTGCATTATATTCTCTGATATGCCGACATGCAAGAGTTAGTCTTCTGCCCAACAGACAGGTCGCCGATGAAGCACTCTCTACGTATAAACTTGAGCACCATCCCGAGAAAAAGAGTAGTTCAGGAGTAAAACTGTACCTTGAGAAGCATAAGGTCTTGCACACTGCTTTGTTAATCCTGGTTCTTCTTGGTACTTGTATGGTAATTGGAGATGGAGTTCTCACTCCAGCAATTTCTG TTTTCTCTGCTGTGTCTGGCCTTGAGTTGTCCATGTCCAAGGAACATCACCAGT ATGCAGTTATTCCAATCACTTGCTTCATTTTGGTGTGTCTTTTTGCTCTTCAACACTATGGCACGCATAGAGTCGGATTTTTCTTTGCTCCGATTGTGTTAACATGGCTACTATGCATAAGTTCCCTTGGGATATATAATATAATCTACTGGAACCCGCATGTCTATCAAGCTCTTTCTCCATATTACATGTTCAAGTTCTTGAAGAAGACAAGGAAAGGTGGATGGATGTCCTTGGGAGGCATACTGCTCTGCATAACAG GGTCTGAGGCGATGTTTGCTGATCTTGGTCACTTCTCTTATTCTGCAATTCAG ACTGCTTTTACCTTTCTGGTTTATCCGGCTCTTATATTGGCATACATGGGCCAAGCTGCTTACTTGTCTCAACATCATCATACGAGTTACCAAATCAGTTTCTATGTCTCAGTTCCAG AAAGTGTGAGATGGCCTGTGCTCGTAATAGCAATTCTTGCTTCTGTCGTGGGAAGCCAAGCAATCATTAGTGGAACATTCTCAATAATCAATCAGAGCCAGTCACTTAGTTGTTTCCCTAGAGTGAAGGTCATTCACACCTCTGACAAGATACATGGCCAGATTTATATCCCTGAAATCAATTGGGTGCTCATGATCCTCTGCATTGCTGTGACTATTGGCTTTAGAGACACAAAACACATGGGGAATGCATCAG GATTGGCAGTGATGACTGTGATGTTGGTGACGACATGTCTCACATCCCTGGTTATTATCCTCTGTTGGCACAAACCCCCTATTGTggctcttttctttcttcttttctttggttCTATTGAGTTGCTTTACTTCTCAGCTTCACTCACCAAGTTCACTGAAGGGGCTTGGCTCCCTATTCTCTTGGCCCTTTTCCTTATGACAATCATGTTTGTTTGGCATTATGCAACCATCAAGAAATATGAATTTGATCTCCACAATAAGGTATCACTAGAATGGCTATTAGCATTGGGTCCAAGCTTAGGAATTGCTCGAGTACCGGGTATTGGTTTAGTTTTTACCGATCTCACCTCTGGAATCCCTGCCAACTTCTCTCGTTTTGTCACTAACCTTCCTGCCTTCCATCGTGTCCTTGTCTTCGTGTGTGTAAAATCAGTACCTGTTCCTTTTG CCCCAGCTGAGCGCTATCTTGTGGGCCGTGTGGGTCCGGCTGCTCATCGGTCTTATAGGTGCATTGTTCGTTATGGGTACCGAGATGTGCATCAGGATGTTGATTCTTTTGAATCGGAGCTAGTTTCCAAACTGGCTGATTTCATTCACTATGATTGGCATCGAAGCCAGCACAGTTCCCATTCTGAGGAGGATGTTTCCCACTCTAACGAATCAACAAGTGAATGTAGATTAGCCGTGATAGGGACAGTCGCATTTTCTGGCACACCAGCTTATGAGATTGAGGAGAGTGTGCAACCAGCAAGCGTATCTATTGGATTCTCGACAGTAGAGAGTGTCACAGATGTCATTGAAATGGAGCCTGTGCATGCCGTTGAAAGAAGAGTTAGATTTGCCATCGATGATGACTCCGAATCTGATGTGAGGACCAACATGGAGTTGCAGTTGCGAGA